The Chryseobacterium sp. 52 genome includes a region encoding these proteins:
- the metI gene encoding methionine ABC transporter permease MetI produces the protein MLSDSVIALLSKGLWETVYMTFVSGFFGFVLGLPVGILLFLTRKGQLLENKIYYRVISILVNIFRSIPFIILIVWMIPFTRVIIGTSIGMNAALVPLSVGAAPFIARLVENSLLEVPHGLIETARALGASPLQIIQKVLLPEALPSLINNAAITLITLVGYSAMGGALGAGGLGQIGYQYGYIGYDAVIMNVVLVLLVALVFIIQFLGDRLAKKFDHR, from the coding sequence ATGCTTAGTGATTCGGTAATTGCGCTTTTGTCAAAAGGGCTTTGGGAAACGGTTTATATGACGTTTGTTTCAGGTTTTTTCGGATTTGTTCTGGGACTTCCGGTTGGTATTCTTCTGTTTTTAACCAGAAAAGGTCAGCTTTTGGAAAATAAAATCTATTATAGAGTCATCTCTATTCTGGTTAATATTTTCCGTTCTATTCCTTTTATTATTTTAATTGTCTGGATGATTCCTTTCACACGAGTGATTATAGGAACTTCGATTGGGATGAATGCTGCATTGGTTCCCCTGAGTGTTGGGGCAGCTCCGTTTATCGCCAGACTGGTGGAAAACAGTCTTCTTGAAGTTCCTCACGGTCTGATTGAAACAGCCAGGGCTTTAGGAGCTTCGCCTTTACAAATTATACAAAAAGTTCTTCTTCCTGAAGCACTTCCTTCACTGATCAACAATGCAGCGATCACTTTGATCACTTTGGTGGGCTATTCTGCAATGGGTGGTGCATTGGGAGCCGGAGGACTGGGACAGATAGGATATCAATACGGTTACATTGGCTATGATGCTGTAATTATGAATGTTGTATTGGTTCTGCTGGTTGCTTTGGTATTTATCATTCAGTTTTTGGGAGACCGGTTAGCAAAGAAATTTGATCACCGGTAA
- the metQ gene encoding methionine ABC transporter substrate-binding lipoprotein MetQ yields MKNIKIISVLTAGLLIFTACSKKKNDPNHIVVGITYGPELEIAETAKKVAKEKYNLDVELIPFNDYVVPNEALNNGDIEANAFQHVPYLNEQSKQRGYKLAVVGNTFVYPIVAYSKKIRNISQLQNGSTIVIPNDPTNEGRSLLLLQKNGLLKLKEGIGLLPKVTDITDNPKQLKILEIEAPQLPRVLDDKEVVIAIINNNFASQAGLNADKQGVLKEDKDSPYVNVIVSTHDNKNSEKVKNFVKAYQSDEVVKKAEKIFKGGAVKGW; encoded by the coding sequence ATGAAAAATATAAAAATCATAAGCGTTTTAACCGCAGGACTTCTGATATTCACGGCATGTTCCAAAAAGAAAAATGACCCCAATCATATCGTGGTGGGAATTACTTACGGTCCTGAACTTGAAATTGCCGAGACTGCAAAAAAAGTAGCTAAGGAAAAGTATAATCTTGATGTGGAGCTGATCCCGTTCAACGATTATGTGGTTCCCAATGAAGCTTTGAACAATGGAGATATTGAAGCGAATGCTTTTCAGCATGTTCCTTATCTGAATGAGCAGTCGAAACAGAGAGGCTACAAACTGGCTGTAGTGGGAAATACTTTTGTTTACCCTATCGTTGCGTATTCAAAAAAGATCAGGAATATCAGTCAGCTTCAAAACGGAAGTACAATTGTTATCCCCAATGATCCTACAAACGAAGGCCGATCACTACTCCTGCTTCAGAAAAACGGACTTTTAAAGTTAAAAGAAGGGATCGGTCTTCTTCCTAAAGTCACAGATATTACTGACAACCCAAAACAGTTGAAAATTCTTGAAATTGAAGCTCCGCAACTTCCGAGAGTTCTGGACGATAAAGAAGTGGTCATTGCCATTATCAATAATAATTTTGCATCACAGGCAGGACTAAATGCCGATAAGCAAGGGGTTTTAAAAGAAGATAAAGATTCTCCTTATGTCAATGTTATCGTTTCAACGCATGACAATAAAAATTCAGAAAAAGTCAAAAACTTTGTAAAAGCCTATCAGTCTGATGAAGTGGTAAAAAAAGCTGAAAAGATCTTTAAAGGAGGTGCAGTAAAGGGATGGTAA
- a CDS encoding GNAT family N-acetyltransferase yields the protein MERTEIVLGNVRGEIQLFSDDSKAGKMDISVIGKKLTVYHTEVNPEHEGKGFAKILLERLVAYARENDLKIVPLCPYVHLQFKRHPDEYNDVWLKDSTEE from the coding sequence ATGGAAAGAACAGAAATAGTTTTAGGAAATGTAAGAGGAGAAATTCAACTTTTCTCAGACGACAGCAAAGCCGGAAAAATGGATATTTCGGTAATAGGAAAAAAATTAACCGTGTACCACACAGAAGTGAATCCGGAACATGAAGGAAAGGGTTTTGCAAAAATATTACTGGAAAGACTGGTTGCCTACGCAAGAGAAAATGATTTGAAAATTGTGCCTTTGTGCCCATACGTTCACTTGCAGTTCAAACGCCATCCGGATGAATACAATGATGTGTGGCTGAAAGACTCAACAGAAGAGTAA
- a CDS encoding ring-cleaving dioxygenase: MALITGLHHVTAITGDAQENIDFYTGILGLRLVKKTVNFEYPEVYHFYFGDEFGTPGTIMTTFPYGKGLANGRHGKGMLNTTAFSVSMDGLDYWLERLDQFNIPYKQPQERLSGEVFIYLEDFDGLGLELVFNSKDNRKGYNNGNIPADYAIKGIHHVEIWLDFYERTAALLTTQMDHKLISETSNRIRLGTEDLPGKYVDLLAAPGSLKGLAGRGTVHHVAFATPDAESQLKMIEKLNAFGLQHTEVKDRKYFTSVYFKEPGGVLFEIATSGPGFDADEEWASLGEDLMLPEQFEEKREHLIDVLPIINYPTEKYK; encoded by the coding sequence ATGGCATTGATTACAGGACTTCACCACGTTACAGCTATTACGGGCGATGCACAGGAAAATATAGACTTTTATACAGGAATTTTAGGGCTTCGTCTGGTAAAGAAAACTGTTAATTTTGAATATCCTGAGGTCTATCATTTCTATTTTGGAGATGAATTTGGAACTCCCGGAACAATTATGACCACTTTCCCATATGGAAAAGGTCTGGCCAACGGAAGACATGGCAAAGGAATGTTGAATACCACTGCTTTTTCAGTGTCAATGGATGGTTTGGATTACTGGTTGGAACGTTTGGATCAGTTTAATATTCCTTATAAACAGCCTCAGGAAAGGCTTTCAGGTGAAGTTTTCATTTATCTTGAAGATTTTGACGGACTCGGACTTGAATTGGTTTTCAATAGCAAGGACAACAGAAAAGGCTATAACAACGGAAATATTCCTGCGGATTATGCAATAAAAGGCATTCACCATGTAGAAATCTGGCTGGATTTTTATGAAAGAACAGCTGCATTGTTAACAACGCAGATGGATCACAAATTAATTTCAGAAACGTCAAACAGAATCCGGTTGGGAACTGAAGATCTTCCGGGGAAATATGTTGATTTATTGGCAGCGCCGGGTTCGCTGAAAGGTCTTGCAGGAAGAGGAACCGTTCATCATGTTGCTTTTGCCACTCCTGACGCGGAATCTCAGCTTAAAATGATTGAAAAACTCAATGCATTCGGCTTACAACATACTGAAGTGAAAGACCGTAAATATTTTACCTCAGTATATTTTAAAGAACCGGGAGGGGTATTGTTTGAAATCGCAACTTCAGGACCGGGATTCGATGCAGACGAAGAATGGGCTTCTTTGGGGGAAGACCTGATGCTGCCTGAACAGTTTGAAGAAAAAAGAGAACATTTGATTGACGTTCTTCCTATTATTAATTATCCAACAGAAAAATATAAATAA
- a CDS encoding alpha/beta hydrolase: protein MSHTLDIKTAGKPLDQAQKALIMIHGRGGSAQDILSLSQHLNVEEYALLAPQATNGTWYPYSFIAPVAQNEPWLSSAIETIGKAVKTVLDAGIKAENIYFFGFSQGACLTLEFLARNAQRFGGATAIIGGVIGDKINRDNYKGDFAQTPIFIGTSNPDFHVPVERVYATGNILREMNADVTEKVYENFGHSINEEEMKLANTLIFK from the coding sequence ATGAGTCATACTTTAGATATAAAAACAGCCGGAAAACCTTTAGATCAAGCACAAAAAGCATTAATTATGATTCACGGGCGTGGTGGAAGTGCCCAGGATATTTTAAGTTTATCACAGCATCTGAATGTAGAGGAATATGCATTATTGGCGCCTCAGGCAACCAACGGAACATGGTATCCCTATTCATTCATTGCTCCGGTTGCCCAAAACGAACCATGGTTGTCATCAGCTATTGAAACTATCGGAAAAGCAGTGAAAACAGTTTTGGATGCAGGAATAAAAGCAGAAAACATATACTTTTTTGGTTTCTCACAGGGAGCTTGTCTTACCTTGGAGTTTCTGGCTAGAAATGCTCAGAGATTCGGAGGGGCAACAGCCATTATCGGGGGCGTGATCGGAGATAAAATCAACCGCGACAATTACAAAGGTGATTTTGCCCAGACCCCGATCTTCATCGGAACCAGCAACCCTGATTTCCATGTTCCCGTTGAAAGAGTCTACGCAACAGGGAATATTTTAAGAGAAATGAATGCCGATGTTACTGAAAAAGTATACGAAAACTTCGGACATTCGATCAATGAGGAAGAAATGAAGCTGGCAAACACTTTAATTTTTAAATAA
- a CDS encoding Na+/H+ antiporter: MHEQLLLILGLLLIVMMLVMLAQRIKIAYPIFLVLAGLGISLIPGVPVLKLDPEIIFLIFLPPLLYEAAWYTSWNDFWKWKRTIGLLAFGLVFLTSIVVAFASQALIPGFTLAMGFLLGGIVSPPDAIAATTVLKGLKVPKRTIAMLEGESLINDASSLIVFRFALAAVLTGAFSMQEATGQFFLVAGMGIVVGIAGAHVFYAIHKFLPTTPAIDAALTVMTPYILFLSAEHFHFSGVMAVVSGGLFMSFRSHEIFKTGTTRINMTGVWNTLIFVMNALVFVLIGLELPDIINGLGETSVMEGIKYGLIISVIVIVVRLLWIYPVAHIPRWLSKKVRRDPSPGWKNPLIIGWAGMRGVVSLATALSIPVMMNDQAEFPLRNLIIFITFVVIFVTLVFQGLTLPLIIKLTKIGEIDPILPSHEQQAGIQIKLDDLAINRIQEKYQESIATNSLVENLQKNLENDIKLNQSHLSSLEMCSNRKDDVKEFNDIMLDIFAMQRKELFKMKREKLFNDDEIRKAESQLDLNELRITGNKHL; the protein is encoded by the coding sequence ATGCACGAACAATTACTTTTAATACTGGGACTTTTACTAATCGTTATGATGCTCGTCATGCTGGCGCAGCGTATCAAAATTGCCTATCCTATATTTTTGGTATTGGCGGGATTGGGAATCAGTTTAATTCCGGGAGTTCCGGTACTGAAACTGGATCCTGAGATTATTTTCCTGATTTTCTTGCCCCCGCTTTTATATGAAGCTGCATGGTATACTTCATGGAATGATTTCTGGAAATGGAAACGCACCATCGGCTTGTTAGCATTTGGATTAGTATTTCTCACTTCAATTGTTGTAGCGTTTGCTTCACAAGCTTTAATACCAGGTTTTACTTTGGCGATGGGATTTTTATTGGGAGGAATTGTTTCTCCGCCGGATGCCATTGCAGCAACAACCGTTTTGAAAGGATTGAAAGTTCCAAAACGAACAATTGCAATGCTTGAAGGAGAAAGCTTAATAAATGATGCATCATCACTGATTGTTTTCCGCTTTGCATTGGCGGCGGTTTTAACAGGGGCTTTTTCAATGCAGGAAGCGACAGGACAGTTCTTTTTGGTTGCAGGAATGGGAATTGTGGTAGGAATTGCCGGAGCTCATGTATTTTACGCAATTCATAAATTTCTGCCGACAACTCCGGCTATTGATGCAGCATTGACGGTGATGACCCCTTATATCTTATTTCTATCAGCTGAACATTTTCATTTCTCAGGAGTGATGGCGGTGGTAAGTGGCGGATTGTTTATGTCTTTCCGTTCTCATGAAATTTTTAAAACAGGAACTACAAGAATTAATATGACAGGAGTCTGGAATACCCTGATTTTTGTAATGAATGCTTTGGTCTTCGTATTGATTGGTCTTGAACTTCCTGATATCATCAATGGTTTGGGTGAAACATCCGTAATGGAAGGGATAAAATATGGCTTAATTATCAGTGTAATTGTTATTGTGGTTCGTCTGCTTTGGATCTATCCGGTGGCTCATATTCCGAGATGGCTGAGTAAAAAAGTACGCCGTGATCCGAGTCCGGGCTGGAAAAACCCTTTAATTATAGGTTGGGCAGGAATGCGGGGTGTTGTTTCTCTGGCAACAGCCTTGTCAATTCCTGTTATGATGAATGATCAGGCAGAATTTCCGTTGAGAAATCTTATTATTTTTATTACGTTCGTTGTGATTTTTGTGACCTTGGTTTTTCAGGGATTAACACTTCCTTTAATCATTAAATTAACGAAAATTGGAGAAATAGATCCTATTTTACCCTCTCATGAGCAGCAGGCAGGAATACAGATAAAACTGGATGATCTTGCAATCAACAGAATTCAGGAAAAATATCAGGAAAGTATAGCAACCAATAGTCTGGTTGAAAATCTACAGAAAAACCTGGAAAACGATATTAAGTTAAATCAAAGCCATCTAAGTTCTTTGGAAATGTGTTCCAACAGAAAAGATGATGTTAAAGAATTCAATGATATTATGCTTGATATTTTTGCCATGCAGAGAAAAGAATTATTTAAGATGAAAAGAGAAAAGCTTTTCAATGATGATGAAATCAGAAAGGCAGAATCTCAGTTAGATTTAAATGAATTGAGAATAACCGGTAATAAGCACCTGTAA
- a CDS encoding EamA family transporter translates to MSSTKNSWLVPVAFINIYVIWGITFLAISFGLKGFPPFILSGFRFLAAGLLMIGWLLAKGEKIGTLTNWRKNAITGILILTGGTGLVAWGEQYVTASEAAIAIATGPFWFIAIDKKNWRYYFSDKFIPIGLIIGFLGLILFLNGSVSSAHHAAADGKLRITAFIVLALSSVAWVLGSLYSKKNPASQSTFMNIAQQLITAGIAAFIIASFRKEWHGFSFSNVPVSAWAGVLFLVFFGSIVAYLSYIWLLSVKPAALVSTHTYINPIVTVFAGWIVAGQTINGGQLYGLSVILVGVLLTNVTKYFRLSKRSKVKIRRLKRFVNKTVRPYQPI, encoded by the coding sequence ATGAGCAGTACAAAAAACAGCTGGCTGGTTCCGGTTGCATTTATCAATATTTACGTGATCTGGGGAATTACATTTCTGGCTATTTCATTTGGTCTTAAAGGATTTCCTCCTTTTATTCTTTCCGGTTTCCGGTTTCTGGCGGCTGGTCTTCTGATGATTGGCTGGTTGCTGGCAAAAGGAGAGAAAATAGGTACTTTAACTAACTGGAGAAAAAATGCAATCACCGGGATACTCATTCTTACCGGAGGAACGGGTCTTGTTGCCTGGGGTGAACAGTATGTAACAGCTTCCGAGGCGGCAATTGCCATTGCTACAGGTCCGTTCTGGTTCATTGCTATTGATAAAAAAAACTGGAGGTATTATTTCTCTGATAAATTTATTCCGATAGGACTTATTATTGGGTTTCTAGGGTTGATATTATTCCTGAACGGAAGCGTTTCAAGCGCGCATCATGCAGCTGCAGACGGAAAACTGCGTATCACAGCATTTATCGTTCTGGCATTAAGTTCCGTGGCCTGGGTTTTAGGGTCTTTGTATTCAAAGAAGAATCCGGCCTCTCAATCCACATTCATGAATATTGCACAGCAGCTTATCACAGCGGGAATTGCAGCTTTTATCATTGCATCTTTCAGAAAAGAATGGCATGGTTTTTCATTCTCCAATGTTCCGGTATCAGCTTGGGCGGGTGTATTGTTTTTAGTGTTCTTCGGATCGATTGTCGCTTATTTATCTTATATATGGCTGCTTTCTGTAAAACCGGCTGCTTTGGTAAGCACCCACACCTACATCAACCCCATTGTTACGGTATTTGCAGGCTGGATTGTAGCCGGGCAAACGATTAACGGAGGTCAGCTGTATGGACTATCAGTCATATTAGTCGGTGTTCTTCTCACCAATGTCACTAAATATTTCAGGCTGTCGAAACGGTCAAAAGTCAAAATAAGAAGGCTCAAACGATTTGTCAATAAAACGGTAAGACCATATCAGCCTATTTAA
- a CDS encoding ring-cleaving dioxygenase encodes MENRILGLHHITAIANNAKRNLDFYTQVLGLRLVKKTVNFDDPGTYHFYFGNETGTPGTILTFFPWEGIGPGTNGSGLATHIGYSVPKGSLEFWKHHLQKNHVSIEEGEIFGEKMISFKDPDGLQLQFIEPSTEDKRKVWTIDDIKDENALKGFYNVTLTLKKADPTIKVLTDILGYNLQKQENERYRFVTDAIETANTIDIIENNKMPAGRNAAGTNHHIAFRVKDDHILMEYREKVMSAGLSITPKIDRDYFYSLYFREPGGVLFEIATDNPGFTVDEPLEELGTNLKLPKQHEGLRDKIVEVLPKLS; translated from the coding sequence ATGGAAAATAGAATTTTAGGATTGCACCATATTACAGCAATTGCCAACAATGCAAAAAGAAATTTAGACTTTTATACCCAGGTTTTGGGATTGAGATTAGTGAAAAAAACGGTCAATTTTGATGATCCCGGAACCTACCATTTCTATTTCGGAAACGAAACAGGAACACCGGGAACCATTCTTACATTCTTTCCCTGGGAAGGAATAGGGCCTGGAACCAACGGAAGTGGATTGGCTACTCATATCGGTTATTCTGTGCCCAAAGGAAGTCTCGAATTCTGGAAACATCATTTACAGAAAAATCATGTCTCAATAGAGGAAGGAGAAATTTTTGGAGAAAAGATGATCTCTTTTAAAGATCCGGACGGTTTACAGTTGCAGTTCATTGAACCTTCAACGGAAGATAAAAGAAAAGTCTGGACCATAGACGATATCAAAGATGAAAATGCTTTAAAAGGGTTCTATAATGTGACTTTAACCTTGAAAAAAGCAGATCCTACGATCAAAGTATTGACTGATATTTTAGGATACAATCTTCAGAAACAGGAAAATGAAAGATACCGTTTTGTAACCGATGCTATTGAAACGGCAAATACAATTGATATCATCGAAAATAATAAAATGCCTGCAGGAAGAAATGCCGCGGGAACCAATCACCATATTGCATTCCGGGTAAAAGACGATCATATTTTGATGGAATATCGTGAAAAAGTAATGTCTGCAGGTTTAAGTATTACTCCGAAAATCGATAGGGATTATTTCTACTCATTATATTTCCGTGAGCCGGGTGGGGTATTGTTCGAAATTGCAACTGATAATCCGGGATTCACTGTAGATGAGCCTTTGGAAGAATTAGGAACCAATTTAAAGCTTCCAAAACAACATGAAGGATTGCGTGATAAAATCGTTGAGGTTTTACCGAAGTTATCATAG
- a CDS encoding methionine ABC transporter ATP-binding protein translates to MIEIKNISKTFHQKKQSFKALDQVSLRVEKGDIVGIIGFSGAGKSTLIRTVNLLERPDEGQIIINGKDFIKLSSKQLADERKKIGMIFQHFNLLSSRTVFDNVALPLELDHVSKDEINKKVNELLKIVGLEDKANDYPKSLSGGQKQRVAIARALANDPYLLLCDEATSALDPATTQSILQLLRDINQRLGITILLITHEMEVIKAVCNHVAVIDKGKLLAKGTLSEIISDKKNPVIRQFINSDIMTIPQELNKKLQKEPQDGLFPLVEIELNENISVEKLLSTLYDQYKIPYRLLKADVEYLGSSNFGKLLLQLQGETEENQKALYYLNQNKIQNTVKGYA, encoded by the coding sequence ATGATAGAAATCAAAAACATTTCAAAAACATTTCATCAAAAAAAGCAGTCTTTCAAAGCACTGGATCAGGTAAGTCTCCGTGTGGAAAAAGGAGATATTGTAGGGATTATAGGGTTTTCCGGAGCGGGGAAAAGTACACTGATCCGTACGGTAAATCTTCTGGAGAGACCAGATGAAGGCCAGATTATTATTAACGGAAAGGATTTCATTAAGCTAAGCTCAAAACAGCTGGCGGATGAGCGAAAAAAAATAGGAATGATCTTCCAGCATTTTAATCTGCTTTCATCGAGAACTGTTTTTGATAATGTAGCCCTTCCTTTGGAACTGGATCACGTCAGCAAAGACGAAATCAATAAAAAAGTAAATGAACTGCTGAAAATCGTAGGACTGGAAGATAAAGCGAATGATTATCCCAAAAGTCTTTCGGGCGGACAAAAACAGAGAGTCGCTATTGCAAGGGCACTGGCCAATGATCCTTACCTTCTTCTCTGCGACGAAGCAACCAGCGCACTGGATCCGGCAACGACCCAATCGATTTTGCAACTTCTAAGAGATATCAATCAAAGGCTTGGCATTACGATTCTGCTCATCACCCACGAAATGGAAGTTATCAAAGCGGTCTGCAATCATGTTGCCGTTATCGACAAAGGAAAACTTCTGGCAAAAGGAACGTTAAGCGAGATCATCTCAGATAAAAAAAATCCGGTGATCCGACAATTTATAAATTCAGATATCATGACTATCCCTCAGGAACTCAATAAAAAACTACAGAAAGAACCACAAGACGGTTTATTTCCGCTTGTTGAAATAGAACTTAATGAAAACATCAGTGTTGAAAAGCTACTTTCAACTCTTTATGATCAATATAAAATACCTTACAGACTTCTGAAAGCTGATGTAGAATATCTCGGCAGCTCAAACTTCGGGAAACTGCTCCTTCAGCTACAGGGGGAAACTGAGGAAAACCAGAAGGCTCTCTATTATTTAAACCAGAATAAAATTCAAAATACAGTAAAAGGATATGCTTAG
- a CDS encoding Crp/Fnr family transcriptional regulator, whose amino-acid sequence MFENIIKNVSRFINISTGEEKFFTDLLTCQTVPKKTVLLREGEICQFEGYIQKGCLRMYCLDDKGVEVTILFAIEDWWISDIASFQDQVPSKLYIETLEDSEIYILTPATKEKLLQEIPKFERVFRMLVQRNLSTLQNRLVSTIARTASDRYLEFIRVYPTIPQRVAQYYIASYLGVSKEFVSTIRKRLASKGK is encoded by the coding sequence ATGTTTGAAAATATCATTAAGAATGTCAGCCGATTTATTAATATTAGCACCGGGGAAGAAAAATTTTTCACAGACTTATTAACCTGTCAGACAGTTCCTAAGAAAACTGTTTTATTAAGAGAAGGTGAAATTTGTCAGTTTGAAGGCTATATTCAAAAAGGATGTTTAAGGATGTATTGTCTTGATGATAAAGGAGTTGAGGTTACGATTTTGTTTGCTATAGAAGACTGGTGGATCAGTGATATTGCATCATTTCAGGATCAGGTACCTTCAAAATTATATATAGAGACATTGGAGGACTCAGAAATATATATTTTAACTCCAGCGACGAAGGAAAAACTATTGCAGGAAATACCAAAATTTGAAAGAGTTTTCAGAATGTTGGTACAAAGAAATTTATCGACCCTTCAAAACCGTTTGGTCAGTACCATTGCCAGAACGGCTTCAGACCGGTATTTAGAATTTATAAGAGTGTATCCAACGATTCCTCAGAGGGTAGCGCAGTATTATATCGCTTCCTATCTTGGGGTTTCCAAAGAATTTGTGAGCACCATCAGAAAACGGTTGGCTTCTAAAGGAAAATAA